From the genome of Pseudomonas sp. AB6, one region includes:
- a CDS encoding DUF3304 domain-containing protein encodes MSSFLNPGSAHRVLVILVAAVLACIALQACSKAPPDRLGIPIEGYNHTSAAINHFDVNGNGGPNIGPFGGGGSQMCCVAMPRKWHPGLTVVVEWEKDPTPHDYADWPERRFSDAWNARMKKAKTNNTRHRAVVEVAPYEELGVIDVHFLPCDQIAVSAVAELPGKPGYPFSYPRKMEVPPVCPAS; translated from the coding sequence ATGTCTAGCTTCTTGAACCCCGGCTCGGCTCACCGCGTATTGGTGATATTGGTCGCTGCGGTACTCGCTTGCATCGCCCTGCAAGCGTGCAGCAAAGCACCGCCCGACCGACTCGGCATTCCCATCGAGGGCTACAACCACACCTCGGCGGCGATCAATCATTTCGACGTCAACGGCAACGGCGGTCCGAACATCGGCCCGTTTGGCGGTGGCGGCAGCCAGATGTGCTGCGTGGCCATGCCGCGCAAATGGCATCCCGGCCTGACCGTGGTGGTGGAGTGGGAGAAGGACCCAACACCACACGACTACGCAGATTGGCCAGAGCGCAGATTTTCTGATGCCTGGAATGCTCGGATGAAGAAAGCAAAAACCAACAACACCCGCCACCGCGCCGTCGTGGAGGTCGCGCCCTATGAAGAACTCGGGGTCATTGACGTCCATTTTTTGCCCTGCGACCAAATCGCGGTCTCCGCCGTTGCCGAGCTGCCGGGTAAACCCGGCTACCCCTTCTCTTATCCCCGCAAAATGGAAGTACCTCCCGTATGCCCAGCTTCATGA
- a CDS encoding cobalt-precorrin-6A reductase produces the protein MKRLLLLGGVTDALAIARRLGPQHIYSLAGVGRVPTDLTCQVRVGGYGGAEGLAQFIRDQGIDLLLDATHPYAAQISHNAARAAQLSATACWALRRPGWQAQVTDDWREVADWPELITALARFKRPLFTLGREPLQHLHEIPAQQFWTLRALENTVTDTPGNDRCDVIAARGPFLLEGERELFASRDIDVLISKNSGGSATEAKLEVARERGVPVLILRRPVLPNVDLEFTEVSELLERLAQVGFL, from the coding sequence ATGAAGCGCCTGTTATTACTGGGCGGCGTGACCGACGCACTGGCCATCGCCCGTCGATTGGGGCCGCAGCATATCTACAGCCTGGCCGGTGTAGGCCGGGTGCCGACTGACTTGACCTGCCAGGTGCGTGTCGGCGGCTACGGCGGTGCCGAAGGATTAGCGCAGTTTATTCGCGATCAAGGCATCGATTTGCTGCTGGACGCCACCCACCCTTACGCCGCCCAGATCAGCCACAACGCTGCGCGAGCCGCGCAGCTCAGCGCTACCGCGTGTTGGGCCTTGCGCCGACCGGGGTGGCAAGCGCAAGTCACCGATGACTGGCGTGAAGTCGCTGATTGGCCCGAACTGATCACCGCCCTCGCCCGGTTCAAGCGACCGCTGTTCACCCTTGGCCGCGAGCCCTTGCAGCACCTTCATGAAATACCCGCCCAGCAGTTCTGGACCTTGCGCGCATTGGAGAACACCGTCACCGATACCCCCGGCAATGATCGCTGCGACGTCATCGCCGCACGCGGGCCGTTTTTGCTGGAGGGCGAACGTGAGTTGTTTGCGAGTCGAGACATCGACGTGCTGATCAGCAAAAACAGCGGCGGCAGCGCAACCGAGGCAAAGCTTGAGGTGGCGCGAGAGCGTGGGGTGCCGGTGTTGATTTTGCGTCGGCCGGTGTTGCCGAACGTGGACCTGGAATTTACGGAAGTCAGTGAGCTGCTGGAACGGTTAGCTCAGGTTGGATTTCTTTAG
- a CDS encoding DUF3304 domain-containing protein — protein sequence MSSFMNPGLVRRVPVFLGAAVLAGIALQACSKAPPDRLGAPIEGYNHTSAAINHFDVNGNGGPNIGPFGGGGSQMCCVSMPRKSHPGLTVVVEWEKDPNVGASRYWPEPRYSDAWFRAGREHQSKYTRHRAVVEVAPYEELGVIDVHFLPCDQIAVAAVAELPGKPGYPFSYPRKMEVPPVCPAP from the coding sequence ATGTCCAGCTTCATGAACCCCGGTTTGGTTCGTCGCGTGCCCGTGTTTTTAGGCGCTGCGGTGCTCGCCGGTATCGCCCTGCAAGCGTGCAGCAAAGCGCCGCCCGACCGGCTTGGCGCGCCTATCGAGGGTTACAACCACACCTCGGCGGCGATCAATCATTTCGACGTCAACGGCAATGGCGGTCCGAACATCGGCCCGTTTGGCGGTGGCGGAAGCCAGATGTGCTGCGTGTCCATGCCGCGCAAATCGCATCCCGGCCTGACCGTGGTGGTGGAGTGGGAGAAGGATCCTAATGTTGGAGCCTCACGATATTGGCCTGAACCCCGTTATTCAGATGCATGGTTCAGAGCCGGAAGAGAGCATCAGTCCAAATATACCCGCCACCGCGCCGTCGTGGAGGTCGCGCCCTATGAAGAACTCGGGGTGATTGACGTCCATTTTTTGCCCTGCGACCAAATCGCCGTTGCAGCCGTTGCCGAGCTGCCGGGTAAACCCGGCTACCCCTTTTCCTACCCGCGCAAAATGGAAGTGCCCCCCGTATGTCCAGCTCCTTGA
- a CDS encoding DUF2946 domain-containing protein: MRPGKPRGAWLSLFAMLMIFIGPLISQAMPMDQHAGMSMSASMSMPASVDKAIEAPSCHSAEHASVATDHVIWAKCGYCTLLFSCPALPQALAFVASNPPKPTGFFNVASQQGHARQTTFPNARSRAPPLSTTR; encoded by the coding sequence CTGCGCCCCGGTAAACCCCGAGGCGCATGGCTGAGTCTGTTCGCCATGTTGATGATCTTTATCGGTCCGCTGATTTCTCAAGCGATGCCGATGGACCAGCACGCCGGAATGTCGATGTCGGCCTCCATGTCGATGCCTGCATCAGTGGACAAGGCAATTGAGGCGCCTTCATGCCACAGTGCCGAACACGCGTCGGTGGCGACCGATCATGTGATCTGGGCCAAATGTGGGTATTGCACGCTACTGTTCAGTTGCCCCGCGCTACCTCAAGCGTTGGCGTTCGTTGCGTCCAATCCTCCCAAGCCGACCGGCTTTTTCAACGTGGCATCGCAACAAGGCCATGCACGGCAGACCACCTTCCCCAATGCCCGCAGCCGCGCTCCGCCGCTCTCGACCACACGGTAA
- a CDS encoding DUF2946 domain-containing protein: protein MSRRRLAFAWIACFAVLFNMLAMPMTSAAPKTVDEALLWGSFCSASGTRLVAISLGKTEQSPAQKDDHAAMQHCWCCAGSAPLVSVPSGFTPWYAVQVETKLARDVQSPTALSPRQQWPSLNPRASPRA from the coding sequence ATGTCTCGACGCCGGTTGGCATTTGCCTGGATTGCCTGCTTTGCAGTGCTGTTCAACATGCTCGCCATGCCGATGACCAGCGCCGCACCGAAAACCGTTGATGAAGCGTTGTTGTGGGGCAGTTTTTGTTCGGCAAGCGGCACTCGACTGGTGGCGATTTCACTGGGCAAAACTGAACAAAGCCCTGCGCAGAAAGACGATCATGCCGCCATGCAGCATTGCTGGTGCTGCGCAGGTTCGGCGCCGCTGGTGTCTGTGCCATCCGGCTTCACCCCGTGGTATGCGGTGCAAGTCGAAACGAAGCTAGCGCGCGACGTCCAATCCCCAACCGCATTGTCCCCACGCCAGCAATGGCCGAGCCTCAACCCCCGAGCGTCTCCCCGCGCCTGA
- a CDS encoding PepSY domain-containing protein: MTQTKVSFYNLAWRWHFYAGLFVAPFMILLSLTGIIYLFKPQLDNVMYSDLLYVTPGQQLLSADAQQQRVQAAFPQAPVSKYLPPLNAQGSAQFVILQGGRELNVFIDPYRGEILGTQEGKNNLQALARSLHGKLLLGKVGDRIVELAAGWAIVLVVSGLYLWWPRGASMAGVLWPRLSKRGRLLWRDVHAVTGFWGAVFLLFMLLSGMTWTGVWGKQFADVWNTFPAVMWNDVPKSDQLAGALNTPTRQTVPWALENTPMPVSGEHAEHMNQGGGVSMPANPTLSLQQVVNIATERHIEPGYSITAPTKADGVFTIAVFADDPRNDATLHVDQYSGKVLADVGWKDYSNVSRATELGVMLHEGKFFGWVNQLLILLICLMVLLSSISALVIWWKRRPQGGLGAPPLRHDLPRWKTAIVIMIVLGLAFPLVGISLVTVWALDWLVLSRFQRPIAKLG, encoded by the coding sequence ATGACTCAAACAAAGGTTTCTTTCTACAACCTCGCCTGGCGCTGGCACTTCTATGCCGGGCTGTTCGTTGCGCCGTTCATGATTCTGCTGTCGTTGACCGGGATTATTTACCTGTTCAAACCCCAGTTGGACAACGTGATGTACAGCGACTTGCTATACGTCACGCCGGGCCAACAATTGCTCAGTGCCGACGCGCAACAACAGCGGGTGCAAGCCGCTTTTCCACAGGCGCCTGTCAGCAAATACCTGCCACCGCTGAACGCGCAAGGCAGTGCGCAGTTCGTGATCCTGCAGGGGGGCCGAGAGCTGAATGTGTTTATCGACCCCTATCGCGGCGAGATCCTGGGTACTCAAGAGGGCAAAAACAACCTGCAAGCCCTCGCCCGTTCACTGCACGGCAAATTACTGCTGGGCAAAGTCGGTGACCGGATCGTTGAGTTAGCCGCCGGCTGGGCGATTGTGCTGGTGGTTTCGGGGTTGTACTTGTGGTGGCCACGCGGCGCCTCGATGGCCGGGGTGCTATGGCCACGCTTGAGCAAGCGGGGACGCCTGTTATGGCGTGATGTGCATGCGGTGACCGGTTTCTGGGGCGCAGTGTTTCTGCTGTTTATGCTATTGAGCGGCATGACATGGACCGGTGTGTGGGGCAAGCAATTCGCTGATGTCTGGAACACCTTCCCGGCGGTCATGTGGAACGACGTTCCTAAATCGGACCAACTGGCCGGTGCCCTCAATACGCCTACGCGCCAAACCGTGCCGTGGGCGCTGGAAAACACGCCAATGCCGGTGTCCGGCGAGCATGCCGAACACATGAACCAGGGGGGCGGGGTGTCAATGCCTGCGAACCCGACGCTGTCGCTGCAACAGGTGGTAAACATTGCTACCGAGCGGCACATCGAACCGGGCTATAGCATCACCGCGCCCACCAAGGCCGACGGGGTATTCACCATCGCCGTGTTCGCCGACGACCCTCGTAACGACGCCACGCTGCATGTCGATCAATACAGCGGCAAGGTGCTGGCCGACGTTGGCTGGAAGGATTACAGCAACGTCTCTCGCGCCACGGAATTGGGCGTGATGCTGCACGAAGGGAAGTTCTTCGGCTGGGTCAATCAACTGCTGATTTTGTTGATTTGCCTGATGGTGCTGCTCAGTTCGATTAGCGCACTGGTGATCTGGTGGAAGCGTCGCCCACAGGGTGGCCTGGGTGCTCCGCCGTTACGCCACGACCTGCCGCGTTGGAAAACCGCCATCGTGATCATGATTGTTCTGGGGCTGGCGTTTCCGTTGGTTGGCATTTCGCTGGTGACTGTTTGGGCGCTGGATTGGCTGGTGCTCTCACGGTTCCAGCGCCCCATAGCAAAACTCGGCTGA
- a CDS encoding DUF3304 domain-containing protein — translation MPSFMNTGLVRRVPVFLAAAVLACVALQACSKAPPDRLGIPIEGYNHTSAAINHFDVNGNGGPNIGPFGGGGSQMCCVSMPRKWHPGLTVVVEWEKDPNTGDSVNWPKPRYSDAWSEAARVHQSKYTRHRVVVEVAPYERLGAITLHFLPCDQVKVSADQTYPGIANHPYDYPRKMEEPSVCPAS, via the coding sequence ATGCCCAGCTTCATGAACACCGGTTTAGTTCGTCGCGTGCCGGTGTTTTTAGCCGCTGCGGTGCTTGCCTGCGTTGCGCTGCAAGCGTGCAGCAAAGCGCCGCCAGACCGACTCGGCATTCCCATCGAGGGCTACAACCACACCTCGGCGGCGATCAATCATTTCGACGTCAACGGCAACGGCGGTCCGAACATCGGCCCGTTTGGCGGTGGCGGCAGCCAGATGTGCTGCGTGTCCATGCCGCGCAAATGGCATCCCGGCCTGACCGTGGTGGTGGAGTGGGAGAAGGATCCAAACACCGGTGATTCGGTGAACTGGCCGAAGCCTCGCTATTCAGACGCGTGGAGTGAAGCAGCAAGAGTGCATCAGTCCAAATACACCCGCCATCGCGTGGTCGTTGAAGTCGCGCCTTACGAGCGATTGGGCGCAATCACCCTGCATTTCCTTCCCTGCGACCAAGTAAAGGTCTCTGCCGATCAGACCTACCCCGGCATCGCAAATCACCCCTATGACTACCCGCGCAAAATGGAAGAGCCCTCTGTATGTCCAGCTTCTTGA
- the cbiE gene encoding precorrin-6y C5,15-methyltransferase (decarboxylating) subunit CbiE — MAPWLTVVGIGEEGFKGLGKTARHALLGATQVFGGQRQLDLLPACIRAERTLWPSPFSLIPVLDQRGTPICVLASGDPMLFGVGASLARQVDAEEMRVLASPSSYSLAAARLGWPLQDVVTLSVVARPLAALNAQFHNGVRLLVLSNDGSSPAAIAELLRARGYGPSRMTVLEHLGGTDERRVEEIASQWRNLPIAALNVVAIECRADVDTPRLSMLAGLPDSAFKHDGQLTKRDIRAITLARLAPTPGELLWDVGAGCGSIGIEWMRAHPSCRTLAIEADEGRQLLIEHNRDALGVPGLQLIRGQAPKVLFDLETPDAIFIGGGVTRPGVLDVCWQKLRSGGRLVANAVTLQSEATLVVWREQFGGELTRLHVAQAKPLGEFDTWRQALPITLLEAIKP, encoded by the coding sequence ATGGCGCCCTGGCTGACAGTCGTGGGAATCGGTGAAGAGGGCTTCAAAGGCCTGGGCAAGACGGCTCGCCACGCGCTGCTGGGCGCTACTCAGGTGTTTGGCGGTCAGCGTCAGCTGGATTTACTGCCTGCCTGTATTCGTGCCGAACGCACGCTCTGGCCCAGCCCGTTTTCTCTAATCCCGGTTCTAGACCAACGCGGCACGCCGATTTGCGTGTTGGCGAGTGGCGATCCGATGCTGTTTGGGGTCGGCGCCAGCCTTGCACGGCAGGTCGATGCCGAGGAAATGCGCGTGCTGGCCTCGCCGTCGTCCTATTCCCTGGCAGCTGCCCGCTTGGGTTGGCCGCTGCAAGATGTGGTCACGTTATCGGTGGTCGCCCGGCCATTGGCGGCGTTGAATGCTCAATTTCATAACGGTGTGCGCCTGTTGGTTTTGAGCAACGACGGCAGCAGTCCGGCGGCGATCGCGGAGCTATTACGTGCCCGAGGTTACGGCCCCAGCCGCATGACGGTGCTGGAGCATTTAGGCGGCACGGATGAGCGTCGAGTCGAAGAGATCGCCAGCCAATGGAGAAACCTGCCCATTGCCGCGCTGAATGTGGTTGCCATCGAATGCCGCGCCGACGTCGACACACCGCGTTTGTCGATGCTGGCCGGCCTACCCGACAGCGCCTTCAAACACGACGGCCAACTGACCAAGCGCGATATAAGGGCCATCACCTTGGCGCGCCTTGCACCTACGCCGGGTGAATTGCTCTGGGACGTCGGCGCGGGCTGCGGTTCTATAGGCATTGAATGGATGCGCGCGCACCCAAGCTGCCGCACGCTGGCTATCGAAGCCGATGAAGGCCGTCAGCTATTGATCGAACACAACCGCGATGCGCTAGGCGTGCCCGGCTTGCAATTGATTCGCGGTCAAGCTCCCAAGGTGTTGTTTGATCTGGAAACCCCAGATGCGATTTTCATCGGCGGCGGCGTCACTCGCCCCGGCGTACTCGACGTGTGCTGGCAAAAGCTGCGCTCAGGCGGGCGTCTGGTCGCGAACGCCGTCACCCTGCAAAGCGAAGCCACGCTGGTGGTCTGGCGCGAGCAGTTCGGCGGCGAACTGACCCGCCTGCATGTGGCCCAGGCCAAGCCCCTGGGTGAGTTCGACACCTGGCGCCAAGCCTTGCCCATCACCCTGCTCGAAGCGATCAAACCCTGA
- a CDS encoding DUF2235 domain-containing protein, translated as MSSSLNSKSQRPQPSPLTPTPRFKKEGLLPLNSDDVGLNYRKQYRPKLMFSDAVERATRARGHTYLVSSCMDVLNITLCFDGTNNHEPSDKRAQPPTTTNVARLFHASLGGEDNGAKNRDNQEGFYRYYIQGVGTEFKEIGEFEPRLLGLTGAAGGENRIDWAFTRLLDTLHRACGEKRLEPVEAYALVQQMSASLTGGLFSNGNALRRQVLQAPMLALQKKIENLHARSAIPRIIGMRLWIYGFSRGAAEARAFANWLEALTKIEVDGETCYLFAGIPISIAFMGLFDTVASTGMAYAMPFADGHMGWADDTLRLPESEKFLERCVHLVAAHEQRNCFPVDSIRRKTNPKDPNCPSTYRAGTFEYLYPGMHSDVGGGYPPGEQGKSLAGPQDVLSQIPLQHMYAEAYAVGAPLQAPKDALNEEQKGMWPWLEMDRATFEAFSVSDTLTHRFNTWLDAHQTGPLEDAMEHQAALITAWRINRYASFRLRETSAYHHVQGKDMTDEEKNAFEALYARQSEENLAQHNGTEPSALSDKEQAKRDSHLAIKQAYEQRTGATQPMTFNTHKSFEPILDQNQLEMAMSEFRRDYTGKWAFADSNEATSAGTVINTLFGGLVYLINEQDEAEEYVKMRRTANIAFNKLYAPGRFEPLSDKAQTLTDFFDEQVHDSRAWFMNAMLNEREVFGDYFRFRAVFFDDQSNKSLSLIARSGQVIGVGIALASVGLSIKRNDPRYLIGLIIPSLGIPAFRGKLNALAMPQVRAFDPVTNIDLPMQDVGALRTFTKNTGDVLKLAKALPLPEALSDETATTPELKALLKAQKTARVAEMAKELFDSLPAEEKSGWLDQIKGVVGKSTRVCSSQRVGAGV; from the coding sequence ATGTCCAGCTCCTTGAATTCCAAATCGCAACGCCCCCAGCCGTCGCCGTTAACACCTACGCCACGGTTCAAGAAAGAAGGCCTGCTGCCTCTTAATTCCGACGACGTCGGGCTCAATTACCGTAAGCAATATCGCCCCAAACTTATGTTTTCCGATGCGGTTGAGCGGGCTACCCGAGCCAGAGGCCATACCTATTTAGTTTCCTCATGCATGGACGTGTTGAACATCACTCTGTGTTTTGACGGCACCAATAACCACGAGCCCTCGGACAAGCGGGCTCAACCGCCGACCACCACCAACGTGGCGCGGCTGTTCCATGCCAGTTTGGGCGGGGAAGATAACGGCGCCAAGAACCGGGACAACCAAGAAGGTTTTTACCGCTACTACATCCAGGGCGTCGGCACCGAATTCAAGGAAATTGGTGAGTTCGAGCCTCGATTGCTGGGCTTGACCGGGGCTGCGGGAGGCGAGAATCGGATCGATTGGGCGTTCACCCGCTTGCTGGATACTCTCCACAGAGCCTGCGGTGAAAAGCGTCTAGAGCCCGTAGAGGCTTACGCACTGGTTCAGCAGATGAGCGCTTCATTAACCGGCGGGCTGTTTAGTAACGGAAACGCCTTGCGCCGCCAAGTGCTGCAAGCGCCGATGCTGGCGCTGCAAAAAAAGATCGAGAACCTGCACGCCCGCAGTGCGATCCCCCGGATCATCGGCATGCGCCTGTGGATCTACGGTTTCTCTCGAGGGGCTGCCGAGGCTCGGGCGTTTGCCAACTGGCTGGAAGCGCTGACCAAGATCGAGGTGGACGGTGAGACCTGTTATTTGTTTGCCGGAATCCCCATCAGTATTGCTTTCATGGGCCTGTTCGACACCGTGGCCTCCACCGGCATGGCCTATGCAATGCCCTTCGCCGACGGCCACATGGGCTGGGCGGATGACACCCTGCGGCTGCCGGAATCAGAGAAGTTTCTTGAGCGTTGCGTGCACTTGGTGGCGGCTCATGAACAACGCAACTGCTTCCCGGTGGATTCTATCCGGCGCAAAACCAACCCTAAGGATCCCAACTGCCCCTCGACTTACCGCGCCGGAACCTTTGAATACCTCTACCCCGGCATGCACTCTGACGTCGGCGGGGGGTATCCGCCGGGTGAGCAGGGTAAATCGCTGGCCGGACCTCAGGATGTGCTGTCGCAAATACCGCTGCAGCATATGTATGCGGAGGCCTATGCCGTCGGTGCGCCATTACAAGCACCAAAAGATGCGTTAAATGAAGAGCAAAAAGGAATGTGGCCATGGCTGGAAATGGACAGAGCAACTTTTGAGGCCTTCTCAGTCTCCGACACCCTAACCCACCGCTTCAACACCTGGCTCGACGCCCACCAAACCGGCCCGCTAGAAGATGCCATGGAGCATCAAGCCGCCCTGATCACTGCCTGGCGAATCAATCGGTACGCGTCCTTCCGCCTGCGGGAGACGTCGGCTTATCACCACGTTCAGGGCAAGGACATGACGGACGAAGAAAAAAACGCCTTCGAAGCGCTGTACGCCCGGCAGTCCGAAGAAAATCTGGCGCAGCACAACGGGACAGAGCCGTCGGCCCTGTCAGACAAGGAACAGGCAAAACGCGACAGCCATCTAGCGATCAAGCAGGCCTACGAACAGCGCACCGGGGCTACACAGCCCATGACCTTCAATACGCACAAGTCCTTTGAACCCATCCTCGACCAGAATCAGCTGGAAATGGCGATGAGCGAGTTTCGCCGTGACTATACGGGGAAGTGGGCGTTCGCCGACTCCAACGAGGCGACGTCGGCTGGCACGGTGATCAACACGCTGTTCGGAGGGCTGGTGTACCTCATCAACGAACAAGACGAAGCCGAGGAATACGTCAAAATGCGCCGAACGGCCAATATAGCTTTCAACAAGCTCTACGCCCCCGGCAGGTTTGAACCCCTCAGTGATAAAGCGCAGACCCTTACCGATTTTTTTGACGAGCAAGTCCACGACTCACGCGCCTGGTTCATGAACGCGATGCTCAATGAGCGTGAAGTGTTCGGCGATTATTTCCGTTTTCGCGCAGTGTTCTTCGATGATCAATCCAACAAGTCGTTATCGCTGATCGCCAGGTCCGGGCAGGTGATCGGGGTCGGCATCGCGCTTGCCAGCGTTGGCCTGAGCATCAAGCGCAACGACCCGCGTTACCTGATTGGGCTGATTATTCCGTCGCTGGGGATTCCGGCGTTTCGCGGCAAGCTCAACGCGCTGGCCATGCCGCAAGTGCGCGCCTTTGACCCGGTTACGAACATCGACCTGCCGATGCAAGACGTCGGCGCCCTCAGGACCTTTACCAAAAACACCGGCGACGTGCTGAAACTGGCCAAGGCCTTGCCTCTGCCTGAAGCCCTCAGCGACGAAACCGCCACCACGCCTGAGCTTAAAGCCCTGCTCAAAGCCCAAAAAACGGCGAGGGTCGCAGAAATGGCCAAAGAGCTGTTCGACAGCCTGCCCGCCGAAGAAAAATCGGGATGGCTGGACCAAATCAAAGGCGTGGTGGGTAAATCCACCCGAGTCTGTAGTAGCCAACGTGTTGGTGCAGGGGTTTGA
- a CDS encoding copper chaperone PCu(A)C: MIKKILILAALCLPACFANAHDSMVGELHIAHPWSLELPPNAPTVAAYFVIHNTGKTADRLLSVDSPIAGMADLHQHLMQDGLMKMQQVQTVDVPAGGEVKFQPMGYHVMLMDLKDKSKLIDGQHFPLTLHFEQSGAVTVEVAVQKQAPDADAMHDH, encoded by the coding sequence ATGATCAAGAAGATCCTCATCCTGGCCGCTTTATGTCTGCCGGCCTGCTTTGCCAATGCCCATGATTCCATGGTCGGCGAGTTGCACATCGCCCACCCGTGGTCCTTGGAGTTACCGCCCAATGCACCCACCGTTGCGGCGTATTTTGTGATTCACAACACTGGTAAAACCGCCGATCGCCTGCTCAGTGTCGACAGCCCTATCGCCGGTATGGCCGATCTGCATCAACACCTGATGCAAGACGGTTTGATGAAGATGCAACAGGTGCAAACCGTTGACGTCCCGGCCGGTGGCGAAGTGAAATTTCAACCCATGGGCTATCACGTCATGCTGATGGACCTGAAGGACAAATCGAAGCTGATCGACGGCCAGCATTTCCCGCTGACGCTGCACTTCGAGCAATCAGGCGCTGTCACCGTTGAGGTTGCCGTCCAAAAGCAGGCGCCCGACGCAGACGCCATGCACGACCATTAA
- a CDS encoding DUF3304 domain-containing protein, which produces MSSFLNPGSARRVPVFLAAAVLACIALQACSKAPPDRLGAPIEGYNHTSAAINHFDVNGNGGPNIGPFGGGGSQMCCVSMPRKWHPGLTMVVEWEKDPTPHDYADWPERRFSDAWNARMKKAKTNNTRHRAVVEVAPYERLGAITLHFLPCDQVKVSADQTYPGIANHPYNYPRKMEVPPVCPAS; this is translated from the coding sequence ATGTCCAGCTTCTTGAACCCCGGCTCGGCTCGTCGCGTGCCCGTATTTTTAGCCGCTGCGGTACTTGCTTGCATCGCCCTGCAAGCGTGCAGCAAAGCGCCGCCCGACCGACTGGGCGCGCCCATTGAGGGTTACAACCACACCTCGGCGGCGATCAATCATTTCGACGTCAACGGCAACGGCGGTCCGAATATCGGCCCGTTCGGTGGCGGCGGCAGCCAGATGTGCTGCGTGTCCATGCCGCGCAAATGGCATCCCGGCCTGACCATGGTGGTGGAGTGGGAGAAGGACCCAACACCACACGACTACGCAGATTGGCCAGAGCGCAGATTTTCTGATGCCTGGAATGCTCGGATGAAGAAAGCAAAAACCAACAACACCCGCCATCGCGCCGTCGTTGAAGTCGCGCCTTACGAGCGATTGGGCGCGATCACCCTGCATTTCCTTCCCTGCGACCAAGTAAAGGTCTCTGCCGATCAGACCTACCCCGGCATCGCAAATCATCCTTATAACTACCCACGCAAAATGGAAGTACCTCCCGTATGTCCAGCTTCATGA
- a CDS encoding cobalt-precorrin-5B (C(1))-methyltransferase → MRAETAEQPAPLRSGYTTGSCATATCLAAARLLLNGEINDAVEIVLPKGKQVHMRLEFCRAFADGAEAGTIKDAGDDPDVTHGALVFSRVRLIAEPGVRFKAGPGVGTVTRPGLVLAVGEPAINPVPRKMITEHLLQLAQASNYTGGFEVTLCVEGGETLALKTMNPRLGILGGLSILGTSGIVRPFSCAAYIASIHQGIDVAKTNGYLHIAACTGNASEDTMRRVYDLPEIALIEMGDFIGAVLKHLRKVPVAKLSICGGFGKISKLAAGHMDLHSRHSSIDPPQLAHWAASLGANDALQQAIRGANTSQQALAMASAVGIALGDEVCRHALRFAQSVVPREVEVEVFAIDRQGGIVGHAGVSA, encoded by the coding sequence ATGCGCGCCGAGACCGCCGAACAACCCGCGCCCCTGCGCTCCGGTTACACCACCGGCAGTTGCGCGACGGCGACCTGTCTGGCGGCGGCGCGATTACTGTTAAATGGCGAAATCAACGACGCGGTAGAAATCGTGCTGCCCAAGGGCAAGCAGGTGCACATGCGCCTGGAGTTTTGCCGGGCGTTTGCCGACGGTGCCGAAGCCGGGACGATCAAGGATGCAGGCGACGACCCTGACGTCACTCATGGCGCCCTGGTATTTTCTCGGGTGCGGCTGATCGCGGAACCCGGCGTGCGGTTCAAAGCGGGTCCAGGCGTGGGCACGGTGACGCGTCCGGGTCTGGTACTTGCCGTGGGCGAGCCGGCGATCAACCCGGTGCCGCGCAAAATGATCACCGAGCATTTGCTGCAACTGGCCCAGGCATCGAACTACACCGGTGGTTTCGAGGTGACCCTGTGTGTCGAGGGCGGCGAGACCCTGGCCTTGAAAACCATGAACCCGCGCTTGGGCATTCTCGGTGGGCTGTCGATCCTCGGCACCAGCGGCATCGTTCGACCGTTTTCCTGCGCGGCGTACATCGCGTCGATTCATCAAGGCATCGACGTCGCAAAAACCAACGGTTATCTGCACATTGCCGCCTGTACCGGCAACGCCAGCGAAGACACCATGCGCCGGGTCTACGACCTGCCGGAAATTGCCTTGATCGAAATGGGCGACTTTATCGGCGCCGTGCTCAAGCACCTGCGCAAAGTGCCGGTGGCCAAACTCAGCATCTGCGGCGGCTTCGGCAAAATCAGCAAACTGGCGGCGGGCCATATGGACTTGCACAGCCGCCACTCCAGCATCGACCCGCCGCAACTGGCCCATTGGGCCGCCTCCCTCGGTGCCAACGACGCGCTGCAACAGGCTATCCGTGGCGCCAACACCAGCCAGCAAGCGTTGGCCATGGCCAGCGCCGTCGGCATCGCGCTGGGTGATGAAGTGTGTCGTCACGCGCTGCGGTTTGCCCAAAGCGTGGTGCCCAGAGAAGTGGAAGTGGAAGTGTTCGCCATCGACCGCCAAGGCGGCATTGTCGGGCATGCCGGGGTCTCGGCATGA